Sequence from the Argentina anserina chromosome 7, drPotAnse1.1, whole genome shotgun sequence genome:
TGGAGGAACAAGCAGCAGAGTTGGAGAAGGATCTGATTGTAAAGGAGTTAGAGACACTTGATGTTTTAGAAGAACTAGCAACAACCAAGAGAATTGTGGAGGAGCTAAAGAGACAGCTGCAGAAAGAAGCACTGAAATGCTTGACGGTTCCACCGGACTACAATTCAGAGGCAGAGCACATGTCACCATCCCCTGCCATCAAAGAAATGAACAAGGAAAATAACCACATGATGATGGGAAATACAAGTCCTTACCACCCTGCATCTTCTCCTGATCTGATCTTGATGGAGCTGAAACAAGCAAAAATGAACCTTGGTAAGACGATCAATGATCTCGGGGTGATTCAATCTTCTGTTGAATCCTTAAACAAGAAGATGCAAAACGAGAAGATCTTGCTTGAAAAGACCCGAGAGAGGCTGACTTCACAATTTGCTGGGGTGTCATCACTAGAGGAGGAGATGAATAGCATCAAAGTGAAGACAAGAGTAGCTGATGATGCAGAAACtaaggaaaataaaatgacTAAAGCTTCAAATTTTGAGGCCAAAACCAGCATGAAAAAGACTGCCGAAATGAGGTGGGTTGCGGCGAAGAAGATGGAAGAAGCAGCTGAGGCAGCGGAAGCTGTTGCTCTTGCAGACCTCAGGGCTCTAACAAGTTACTGTGATAGTTCATCAGGGTATGTTCTTCCGGAGCCTGAAAAATTGAGCTTGAATTCAAGAATGAATTCTCCTATAAGCTCGAGAGCTCAAGAAGCTCATGGCTGGTTCAAGAAGAAGCTAGCAGATGCCATGTTCCAAATTGATGAAGCTAATGCATCCAAATTGGCCATactaaagaaattgaaggaaGCAACAGACGAAGTCAATTGCAGTAAGCAATTCTTGGAGGAGGCATTAAACAATGTAGATCTCGCAAATCGGAACCAACTTGCTGCTGAAGAGGCTCTACAGATTTTGGTGCCAGAGCATGGTAACAGACAGGTTACTTATAACACAGGCAACCTTAACAACCTCCAGACAACAAATTACACCAGGAATTCCCCAATTAATGAGATGAGCAGGTCATCAGTCCTAGCAAACGATCTTCATCGTTCAAAGCCCCTTCTAAGGCCAAACGTTTCACTTCGAGATGTGCTTAGCAGGAAGCAAGTTCTCCCCGAAGATTTTGCTGCGAAAAAGGAAGTGGATCGCGGCCACGTTGAGACACATAGAGTGGCATTGAGCGAAATGCTTCATGCACTCAGGGAGGATCTGACATTGCCTTCAAAAGTTGAGCAGAAAGATGGGAATGATCGACAAAGGAAGAAGTTTGGTTTCATCCAGATTTCGCTTCCTTTGTCAAGGCCAAGTAAGAAAAGGACACAACCTTTGAACGCCAATGGGACACATTAGATTGAGTGAATTGGTaccaaaatatttattttctgtttatattttaaattctTGGTAAGTTGGTGTTGTGTTATGGTTTTGTTAGTGTGTTGAAATTAAAGTTGTTCGATAAGGTTTCACcttatcatttttttatagttttttttttttgaaaactcaCGATATTGTCATTCAATATAACTCAAGAAAGAGATAATGATATAACAACGTAATTCACCCTCTCGGGACCTGGCATAAATTGGAACTAAACAAAGAACCTAAGTAAGGGCATACCCAAACAAAGGAACTTTGCAAACCAACCCTAGCATGaacataaattaaaataaaaagtttTTCAGACCAAAATTAAAATGCTTGTGACCAATTCGCTTATTTGGAGACCGCTATGACCACCACCATACACAGAGGGGGAATCCCAAGGGTCTACTTGTAATAACCTGATTTTTTATGAACGATTATTGGattgattttaaatttataaagttgtgaaactcAGTACACGTGTTTGTGTCGCCTTGCGACGTCGGAAATCAAAAACGGAAACATTATCGTAACTTTTATTtaggaaaacgttacgtttccgtgacGTGAATATCGACTTTTCTTCCATCGCTCGAtttcgaaaacttccttcacgaaagttatagagctcgttgatacgagttcgtggacacgtcacgcgttcgaatcagaCGTTCGACgtggaagttattaacgtcggaagttagtttccgattttggaaacgagtataaatagacatttttcagattagggtttctATTATTGGAAAACCCTCTTTCTCTCCTCTCACTCgccccctttctctctctcttccctcgcGATtatctctctccccgaccctcACCTCccacgccggcgatctccctccaCAGGCCTCGGTGCTCGACACCGCCGGTGACATCGAGACCGCACGGCCATGACGCAGCGACCGGTGGTAGCGGCGACGCACCCCGAGCGGAGATCGAGAAGCGCAGACGGAGCTCGACCATGGGATCGCCGATTCTGACGTTCCCGACATCGCAGGAGCTCGGAGCCACCACCACGAGCtcaccctcctcctcctcgacACGGATCGACCCACGGTGAGACTCACTTTGAGCGGCGACACCAGCGATCATCTCCTCTCGAATCCGAGACCTCGCGGCGAGTGCAGCGGTCTCCGGTCGTTCTAGGGCGCCATCTAGGTAAGGTTGAGTTCAATTAGATGATTGTGATTGATTTTTGGGGTTGTTTGAGGACGATTTGgggagaatcggaggaggtGGTGTAGGggtgaacaccgccgccttaggcagCGCGTGTGAGTGCGTGGAGTGGCAtagaggcggcgtgaggccgtgggaagggcggtggaaggaagaggagaggATTTGGGGCACTACGCGCCGACCTTAaactcggcgcgtgggccccatgcgctgccacagtgagtggcgcgtgagcgccacgcgcggtcgccggcGAGTGgagcgtgtaccccacgcgccgccacgtgcggcggcgcgtgaacagtgatttcgaAACAGAAATTTTGtacaatttatttttacgtcgGTGattgtaaaaagtgatttacgtgctgtaaatgtaaatttattttacgtttggtaaatgtaaatgtaattacattcagtaaatgtaaaaagtaaattcggAAGGATAATTCAGTagttattatttactgagacagtatttacatatGAATAATAttcatacgtacataaatacataaacagtatgtttacgtacatgaatacgtaattgatgagtatttgtacagaaatacgtgaatagtgaatgcatgaatagtaactccgtgaacagtaatttcgtaaaaccagaaattactGAAGAGTAAATggttattactgtttcggcattcaAGGTTTACGTAACAATTCTAAATTCtctttttatcttttcaaggtgatcgataatttaATGAAGGAATTACTgtcggaattgtggaattacgctcgagtttaTAAGATAAGTAAAagctcacttatttacgaatctaccctcttggagattcaagattatgcagaattttaaagaatgaaatatgacacgtatatgatatagtggaatatatatatttatataaatggtaaatatgtacatatatatattttgctatattatatactgttatgatttcattgtgaatatgtcaatttgatgacgagatttatatatcgagcatgtgatttgaattgtacaatataatgagatgaatattgtacgtggttttagcattgagatttgttaaaacgtttttgtcttcggacgtgatttgtcttcgaacgtgaatttgtcttcggacgcgATTTGTCTTTGGACGCGACTTGTCTTTGGACGCGACTTGTCTTTGGACgcgatttgtcttcggacgtgaattgtcttcggacgtaatttgtcttcggacgtaattttgtcttcggacgtgatttgtctttggacgcgatttgtcttcggacgtgatttgtcttcggacgtgatttgtcttcggacgtgagtTGTCTTCGGATgtattttgtcttcggacgtgttttgtcttcggatgtgttggcatgtcggaacctagcctttggctgggcgaaagttacaatacaattagagctctagtctgtctgccggagtactgaatgtgaggtaacatatgggttatcggctcatgagtactcatgtttttggatgttgggtagcaggaggttgcccaatgtcggcggtgtacgatgtgaggggtaacagaggtgtacaagcgttcatgagtacccgtattataaatgcatttgggtaaacagaggggttgcccaatttctcatgatcactttcattttcatattttggacaactagatgggccgtccatttacttatgagtgcatttatatttgatgtttttgtggatttctgtatatattgatatgcgagttttatcgttgtttttactcatacgagctgtaaagcttaccgggtttgtgtttacaatcccggtgcaccaattcgatggtgtagtggataactacGCATATGTGGATTaacgggaattgacggaccgctcagaggacttgaagatatTCAATTCCAGCTTGTGttaggattttgtgtgactttcTTATGAggtttttgtgaggattatacatttccatttgtta
This genomic interval carries:
- the LOC126802365 gene encoding WEB family protein At2g40480, encoding MAAEPVPGTPSIKEMRPDSGSEMFQFDTNASHGGGSLSPSPPPGIRRVSLRAEIDTSPPFGSVKEAVTRFGGSGVWIPYYKLGENYNGIEEFDLKKVEEQAAELEKDLIVKELETLDVLEELATTKRIVEELKRQLQKEALKCLTVPPDYNSEAEHMSPSPAIKEMNKENNHMMMGNTSPYHPASSPDLILMELKQAKMNLGKTINDLGVIQSSVESLNKKMQNEKILLEKTRERLTSQFAGVSSLEEEMNSIKVKTRVADDAETKENKMTKASNFEAKTSMKKTAEMRWVAAKKMEEAAEAAEAVALADLRALTSYCDSSSGYVLPEPEKLSLNSRMNSPISSRAQEAHGWFKKKLADAMFQIDEANASKLAILKKLKEATDEVNCSKQFLEEALNNVDLANRNQLAAEEALQILVPEHGNRQVTYNTGNLNNLQTTNYTRNSPINEMSRSSVLANDLHRSKPLLRPNVSLRDVLSRKQVLPEDFAAKKEVDRGHVETHRVALSEMLHALREDLTLPSKVEQKDGNDRQRKKFGFIQISLPLSRPSKKRTQPLNANGTH